The following are from one region of the Rhodopirellula sp. P2 genome:
- a CDS encoding aromatic ring-hydroxylating oxygenase subunit alpha codes for MFVNKTRLPHLLLPKHYSSQSQYQVELEALFRPQWHLVGTLAEVPNEGDFFTRELLGTPILVRNQQGAYHCFLNVCTHRHSLLSNQCSGSSPTLKCQYHGWEFNVDGSSGRIPDAKNFRPMSGGPECLKKFSLAVHGPLIFVSLEPGSTPLPEQFEPFGSVIDEFPANRWWHAETWHYDFPANWKVVAENTVESYHLESVHTDSFRFEPEEEIKHEIHAGGTVMRASIKASPRAMRVSRWLTAQLQSGCSPQYRLCHLFPHLFLMRTDAMLQAMVLMPTSPTSCRATVSVFVLRRQHETSWSKLLTRCWGRLKTSAVKKILAEDAALYPGIQTGMQHSPFKGCVSTREELVHALQNHVAENCGLQAEFNLDAEDFSRESQQ; via the coding sequence ATGTTTGTCAACAAGACCCGCTTGCCGCATCTTCTGTTGCCAAAGCACTACAGCAGCCAGTCGCAATATCAAGTTGAATTGGAGGCGTTGTTTCGACCTCAGTGGCATCTGGTTGGGACGCTGGCCGAGGTCCCCAATGAGGGCGACTTCTTCACGCGAGAATTGTTGGGCACTCCCATCTTGGTGCGTAACCAGCAGGGGGCGTACCACTGCTTTCTCAATGTCTGCACGCATCGACACAGCTTGTTGTCGAACCAGTGCAGCGGCAGCAGTCCGACACTCAAGTGCCAGTACCACGGCTGGGAATTCAACGTCGATGGTTCCAGCGGTCGAATTCCAGATGCCAAGAACTTTCGGCCGATGAGTGGCGGTCCAGAATGCCTGAAGAAGTTCTCGCTCGCCGTGCATGGGCCTCTGATTTTTGTCTCGCTGGAACCCGGCAGCACTCCGTTGCCGGAGCAGTTCGAGCCGTTTGGAAGCGTGATCGATGAGTTTCCAGCGAACCGGTGGTGGCACGCCGAGACTTGGCACTACGACTTCCCCGCCAACTGGAAAGTCGTGGCTGAAAATACAGTGGAGTCCTATCACTTGGAGTCGGTGCACACCGACAGTTTTCGGTTTGAACCGGAAGAGGAAATCAAGCACGAGATTCACGCTGGAGGCACGGTCATGCGAGCCAGCATCAAAGCCTCGCCGCGAGCCATGCGAGTCTCACGCTGGCTGACAGCGCAACTCCAGTCGGGGTGTTCGCCGCAGTACCGGTTGTGCCATCTGTTTCCACATTTGTTCTTGATGCGAACGGACGCAATGCTTCAGGCGATGGTGTTGATGCCGACATCGCCCACAAGTTGTCGAGCGACGGTGTCGGTTTTCGTGCTGCGTCGGCAGCATGAAACCAGTTGGTCGAAGTTGCTGACGCGATGCTGGGGCCGTCTGAAGACGTCCGCCGTCAAGAAAATTTTGGCCGAAGACGCGGCGCTTTACCCTGGAATCCAAACAGGGATGCAGCACAGTCCGTTCAAGGGGTGCGTCAGCACGCGTGAGGAGTTGGTGCATGCCCTGCAGAATCACGTCGCCGAGAACTGCGGCTTGCAGGCAGAATTCAATCTCGATGCCGAGGATTTCAGCCGCGAGAGTCAGCAATGA
- the groL gene encoding chaperonin GroEL (60 kDa chaperone family; promotes refolding of misfolded polypeptides especially under stressful conditions; forms two stacked rings of heptamers to form a barrel-shaped 14mer; ends can be capped by GroES; misfolded proteins enter the barrel where they are refolded when GroES binds), with protein sequence MPKIIAFDQEAREAIRRGVSKLARTVKVTLGPKGRNVILQKSFGSPTVTKDGVTVAKEIELEDPYENMGAAMVREVASKTSDVAGDGTTTATVMAEAIFNEGLKAVVAGVNPIQMKSGIETAVADITEQLHSMAVKVKDQEAMANVATIASNNDREIGTLLADAMSKVGKDGVITVDEGKSLQTEQEWVEGMQFDRGYLSPYFVTDSTSMEVVLEDAYVLVFEKKISNIKDMVPLLEKVVQQGKPLLIIAEDVDGEALATLVINRLRGTFTVCAVKAPGYGDRRKAMMEDIAILTGGQAIFEALGVKLESVDLPQLGRAKKIIVDKDNTTVIEGGGKSTDIKARIDQIRREIELSTSDYDREKLEERLAKLAGGVAKVNVGAATESEMKEKKARVEDALHATRAAVEEGILPGGGVALLRASGKVKAAETLSDDQLVGYNIVLRACRAPLTMISENAGQDGGIVCEKVLAMKGNEGYNALTDVYEDLVKSGVIDPTKVTRTALGNAASVATLLLTSDALVAEKPEKSGKAGHGGDHDMY encoded by the coding sequence ATGCCAAAAATCATTGCGTTTGACCAAGAAGCACGCGAAGCCATTCGCCGCGGCGTGTCCAAACTCGCTCGCACCGTGAAAGTCACTTTGGGCCCCAAGGGTCGCAACGTGATTTTGCAAAAGAGCTTCGGCAGCCCCACCGTGACCAAAGACGGCGTGACCGTTGCCAAGGAAATCGAACTGGAAGACCCCTATGAAAATATGGGTGCTGCGATGGTTCGCGAAGTCGCGAGCAAGACCAGTGACGTTGCCGGTGACGGAACGACCACCGCAACCGTGATGGCCGAAGCGATCTTCAACGAAGGCCTCAAAGCCGTCGTCGCTGGCGTCAACCCAATCCAAATGAAGAGCGGCATCGAAACCGCTGTTGCCGACATCACCGAGCAACTTCACAGCATGGCGGTCAAGGTCAAAGACCAAGAAGCCATGGCCAACGTCGCGACCATCGCCAGCAACAACGACCGTGAAATCGGAACGTTGCTCGCTGACGCGATGAGCAAGGTTGGCAAAGACGGCGTGATCACCGTCGACGAAGGCAAGAGCCTGCAGACCGAACAAGAATGGGTCGAAGGCATGCAGTTCGATCGCGGCTACTTGTCGCCTTACTTCGTGACCGACTCGACCAGCATGGAAGTCGTTCTCGAAGACGCCTACGTCTTGGTCTTCGAAAAGAAGATCAGCAACATCAAAGACATGGTGCCGTTGCTCGAAAAAGTTGTTCAGCAAGGCAAGCCTTTGTTGATCATCGCTGAAGACGTCGACGGCGAAGCACTCGCAACGCTCGTCATCAACCGTCTGCGTGGCACGTTCACCGTGTGTGCTGTGAAGGCACCTGGTTACGGCGATCGTCGCAAAGCCATGATGGAAGACATCGCGATTTTGACCGGTGGTCAAGCGATCTTCGAAGCGCTCGGCGTCAAGCTGGAAAGCGTCGACCTGCCCCAACTCGGTCGTGCCAAGAAGATCATCGTCGACAAAGACAACACGACGGTCATCGAAGGTGGCGGCAAGAGCACTGACATCAAGGCTCGCATCGACCAAATTCGTCGCGAAATCGAGCTCAGCACCAGCGACTACGATCGCGAAAAATTGGAAGAGCGTTTGGCCAAGTTGGCTGGCGGTGTTGCCAAGGTGAACGTCGGTGCGGCAACCGAAAGCGAAATGAAAGAAAAGAAGGCTCGCGTCGAAGATGCGTTGCACGCGACCCGTGCAGCGGTTGAAGAAGGCATTCTGCCCGGCGGTGGCGTTGCTTTGCTGCGTGCCAGCGGCAAAGTCAAAGCGGCTGAGACCCTGAGCGACGACCAATTGGTTGGTTACAACATCGTTCTGCGTGCTTGCCGTGCTCCGTTGACCATGATCAGCGAAAACGCTGGTCAAGACGGCGGCATCGTCTGCGAAAAAGTTTTGGCGATGAAGGGCAACGAAGGCTACAACGCGTTGACCGACGTTTACGAAGACTTGGTCAAGTCCGGCGTCATCGACCCAACCAAGGTGACTCGCACCGCATTGGGCAACGCTGCCAGCGTCGCAACCTTGTTGCTGACCAGCGACGCGTTGGTTGCTGAGAAGCCAGAAAAGAGTGGCAAAGCCGGTCACGGTGGCGACCACGACATGTATTGA
- a CDS encoding co-chaperone GroES → MAAATKSATKIRLQPLGERIVVQREESETTTAGGIVLPDSAMEKPARGTVVALGTGKLLDDGSRADFQLVAGDRVLFSSYAGETVEVDDAEYLLMREDDVLAVIE, encoded by the coding sequence ATGGCAGCAGCCACCAAGAGTGCAACCAAAATTCGTTTGCAACCCCTCGGCGAACGCATCGTTGTTCAGCGTGAGGAAAGCGAAACCACGACCGCTGGCGGCATCGTGTTGCCCGATTCGGCAATGGAAAAGCCTGCTCGAGGGACCGTTGTGGCCTTGGGCACCGGCAAATTGCTGGACGACGGCAGCCGAGCTGACTTCCAACTCGTCGCTGGCGATCGCGTGTTGTTCAGCAGCTACGCTGGCGAAACCGTCGAAGTCGACGACGCCGAATACCTGCTCATGCGAGAAGACGACGTTCTGGCCGTGATCGAGTGA
- the sucD gene encoding succinate--CoA ligase subunit alpha — MSILVDKNTKVICQGITGNAGKFHSLGCRDYGTQMVGGVTPGKGGQDVEGIPVFDTVEEAVQKTGADATMIFVPPPFTADAILEAVDAGIRVIAAITEGVPVIDMVRVYEKVKASGSTLIGPNCPGLITPGECKIGIMPGYIHNPGKVGVMSRSGTLTYEAVWQTSSLKLGQSTCVGLGGDPIVGTNYIDLFKMYQEDDQTEAILMIGEIGGSAEEEAAAFVKEHVTKPVAAFIAGRTAPPGKRMGHAGAIISGGKGTAEEKVAALEDAGIVVAPSPAEMGEAVVKAMSK, encoded by the coding sequence ATGAGTATTCTGGTCGACAAAAACACCAAGGTCATTTGCCAGGGGATCACAGGCAACGCCGGGAAGTTTCACTCTCTCGGGTGCCGCGATTACGGCACCCAAATGGTCGGCGGTGTCACGCCCGGCAAAGGTGGCCAAGACGTCGAAGGCATTCCTGTTTTCGATACGGTGGAAGAAGCGGTTCAAAAGACCGGTGCTGACGCGACGATGATTTTCGTCCCGCCACCGTTCACCGCGGACGCCATCCTGGAAGCCGTTGACGCTGGCATTCGTGTCATCGCCGCCATCACTGAAGGCGTGCCTGTCATCGACATGGTGCGAGTCTACGAAAAGGTCAAAGCCAGCGGTTCGACGCTGATCGGCCCCAACTGCCCCGGTTTGATCACCCCAGGTGAATGCAAAATCGGCATCATGCCCGGTTACATCCACAACCCTGGCAAAGTCGGCGTGATGAGCCGCAGCGGTACGCTGACTTACGAAGCCGTTTGGCAAACCAGTTCGCTGAAACTTGGCCAAAGCACCTGCGTTGGCTTGGGTGGCGACCCGATCGTCGGCACCAACTACATCGACCTGTTCAAGATGTACCAGGAAGACGATCAAACCGAAGCGATCTTGATGATCGGTGAAATCGGTGGCAGCGCCGAAGAAGAAGCCGCCGCGTTCGTCAAAGAGCACGTGACCAAACCGGTCGCCGCCTTCATCGCGGGTCGCACGGCACCTCCCGGGAAACGCATGGGACACGCTGGTGCGATCATCAGCGGCGGCAAAGGCACGGCAGAAGAAAAAGTTGCTGCGTTGGAAGACGCTGGCATCGTCGTCGCTCCTTCGCCCGCTGAAATGGGCGAAGCCGTCGTCAAGGCAATGTCGAAGTAG
- the sucC gene encoding ADP-forming succinate--CoA ligase subunit beta: MKIHEYQGKQLFRTAGVPVLEGHMVTTPDEAAAAYDKLGGKIAVVKAQIHAGGRGKGNVAGVPDQKGVVLVKSAAEAKAAAEGLLGKKLVTIQTGPEGQTVSKVFVEAGCDIARELYLGIVVDRGSSKPVLMVSTEGGVEIETVAEKTPELIFKEHFDPAIGLDGFQVRKLCKKLGIEGAAAKSAYKFMTAMCRFFVDFDCEMAEINPLVITGAGEMVALDAKIIFDENAMFRHKDLEELRDLSEEEESEMRAKKAGLSYVKLDGNIACLVNGAGLAMSTMDIIKYHGGEPANFLDVGGGANAAQVTEAFRILLSDPNCKGVLVNIFGGIARCTTIADALITASKEVGFNVPLVVRLEGTEVEEGRKMLAESDVDIINAMDLTDAAKKIVAATA, encoded by the coding sequence ATGAAAATTCACGAGTATCAAGGCAAACAGCTTTTCCGAACCGCCGGCGTGCCGGTTTTGGAAGGGCACATGGTGACAACGCCTGACGAAGCGGCTGCCGCATACGACAAATTGGGTGGCAAAATCGCGGTCGTCAAAGCTCAGATTCACGCGGGCGGGCGTGGCAAAGGCAACGTGGCAGGCGTCCCGGACCAAAAGGGCGTTGTCCTGGTCAAATCGGCAGCGGAAGCGAAAGCGGCAGCCGAGGGATTGTTGGGCAAGAAATTGGTGACGATCCAAACCGGGCCCGAAGGGCAAACGGTTTCCAAGGTCTTCGTCGAAGCCGGGTGCGATATCGCTCGCGAACTTTACTTGGGCATCGTGGTCGACCGCGGCAGCAGCAAGCCCGTTTTGATGGTCAGCACCGAAGGTGGTGTGGAGATCGAAACCGTCGCGGAAAAAACACCCGAACTGATTTTCAAAGAACACTTCGATCCCGCGATCGGGCTGGACGGTTTCCAGGTTCGCAAGCTTTGCAAAAAGCTCGGCATCGAAGGTGCTGCGGCCAAGAGTGCTTACAAATTCATGACCGCGATGTGCCGTTTCTTTGTCGATTTCGACTGCGAAATGGCTGAGATCAACCCCTTGGTGATCACCGGGGCAGGCGAAATGGTGGCTCTGGATGCCAAGATCATCTTCGACGAGAACGCGATGTTCCGTCACAAAGACTTGGAGGAACTGCGGGACCTCAGCGAAGAGGAAGAGTCCGAAATGCGAGCCAAAAAGGCTGGGCTCAGCTACGTCAAGCTCGATGGCAACATCGCCTGCTTGGTCAATGGAGCGGGGCTCGCAATGTCAACGATGGACATCATCAAGTACCACGGTGGCGAACCCGCCAACTTCTTGGACGTCGGCGGTGGAGCCAACGCGGCTCAGGTCACCGAAGCGTTCCGGATCCTGTTGTCGGATCCCAACTGCAAGGGTGTGTTGGTCAACATCTTCGGCGGGATCGCTCGTTGCACGACGATCGCGGACGCGTTGATCACGGCCAGCAAAGAAGTTGGGTTCAACGTGCCTTTGGTGGTGCGATTGGAAGGAACCGAAGTCGAGGAAGGCCGCAAAATGCTGGCAGAAAGCGATGTCGACATCATCAACGCGATGGATTTGACCGACGCGGCGAAAAAGATCGTCGCAGCAACTGCGTGA
- a CDS encoding UxaA family hydrolase produces MVAARKIPTTTARLMTGTDQQPASTPNPNAKPEGSGAAGPTGNGDLENGTDNGLVRLHDGDNVWMAARALVAGESIGSLRIAGSAVPAGHKVAAQAIPAGELVIKFGQPIGKASCDIGVGEHVHSHNLVDAHQVDSDWRSLVGTALPKSVSAKKPAVPAEKSFEGFVRPDGQVGTRNYVQILARVNCSATVCHHVAARFPPERLAEFPNVDGIAIGTHTTGCALRYAGQKQQMLGRVLKGYAGHANVGSCLTIGLGCEQTTPEYLNEHHQLVAISDPRSLPVTSPESESVSTTMLTMQAEGGTRATIDRAEKHLETMLEIANQSSRSTVPAHHLRLALECGGSDGHSGWTANPLVGAIADRMIAHGGAAVLSETTELIGAEHLLVARSRDESVAQRLMEKVDWWKQHVAMYGGQIDNNPSIGNKAGGLTTITEKSLGAVSKSGTGILDGVLDYADTVPKQGLYVMDSPGFDPSSVTGKVAGGCNLVLFTTGRGSCFGGKPVPVIKIASHSTLFHAMRDDMDWNAGQLLEGVAMDELADQLFEELLQFASGMQTASERLGLGDHEFVPWTVGPVL; encoded by the coding sequence ATGGTAGCAGCTCGGAAAATTCCAACCACCACCGCTCGATTGATGACTGGCACCGACCAACAACCCGCCTCCACACCGAATCCCAACGCCAAGCCGGAGGGCTCCGGGGCAGCCGGCCCTACCGGAAATGGCGACTTGGAAAATGGAACCGACAACGGCCTCGTGCGATTGCACGACGGCGACAACGTTTGGATGGCCGCACGAGCACTGGTGGCAGGCGAATCAATCGGCAGCCTTCGCATCGCCGGATCGGCCGTTCCGGCGGGACACAAAGTCGCCGCCCAAGCGATTCCCGCGGGCGAATTGGTGATCAAGTTTGGCCAACCGATCGGCAAAGCTTCCTGCGACATCGGCGTCGGCGAACACGTGCATTCACACAATCTGGTCGACGCTCACCAAGTCGACTCGGATTGGCGGTCGCTGGTCGGAACCGCTTTGCCAAAATCCGTTTCTGCGAAAAAGCCAGCCGTTCCAGCCGAGAAATCCTTTGAGGGGTTCGTGCGACCGGACGGCCAAGTCGGCACGCGAAATTACGTTCAGATTCTGGCTCGCGTGAACTGCAGTGCGACGGTTTGCCACCATGTCGCGGCTCGTTTTCCTCCCGAACGCTTGGCGGAATTCCCCAACGTGGATGGAATCGCGATCGGGACGCACACCACCGGCTGCGCCCTTCGCTACGCCGGCCAAAAACAACAAATGCTCGGCCGAGTCCTCAAGGGCTACGCCGGTCACGCGAATGTTGGATCCTGCCTGACGATCGGACTGGGCTGCGAACAAACGACGCCCGAGTACCTGAACGAACATCACCAGCTCGTCGCGATCTCCGACCCTCGTTCGCTGCCGGTCACCTCGCCCGAATCGGAATCGGTCTCGACAACGATGCTGACCATGCAAGCCGAAGGAGGCACGCGAGCGACGATCGATCGCGCGGAAAAGCACCTGGAAACGATGCTCGAGATCGCCAACCAAAGCTCACGGTCAACGGTTCCGGCTCACCACCTTCGATTGGCCCTGGAATGCGGCGGCAGCGATGGCCATTCAGGATGGACCGCAAATCCTTTGGTCGGTGCGATCGCTGATCGCATGATCGCTCACGGTGGCGCCGCCGTGCTCAGCGAAACCACCGAACTGATCGGTGCCGAGCATCTGCTGGTCGCGCGATCGCGTGACGAATCGGTGGCCCAGCGTTTGATGGAAAAAGTCGATTGGTGGAAACAACACGTCGCAATGTACGGCGGCCAGATCGACAACAACCCATCGATCGGCAACAAAGCCGGTGGGTTGACCACGATCACCGAAAAGTCACTCGGTGCAGTCAGCAAGTCCGGCACTGGAATCCTCGACGGTGTCCTGGACTACGCGGACACGGTTCCCAAACAAGGCTTGTACGTGATGGACTCGCCGGGCTTTGATCCGTCCAGCGTCACGGGCAAGGTCGCTGGCGGTTGCAACTTGGTGTTGTTTACCACCGGCCGCGGAAGTTGCTTCGGCGGCAAACCGGTTCCCGTGATCAAGATCGCCAGCCACTCCACTTTGTTCCACGCCATGCGAGACGACATGGACTGGAACGCGGGCCAGTTGCTCGAGGGTGTCGCGATGGACGAACTGGCGGATCAACTGTTCGAGGAACTGCTGCAATTTGCCAGCGGAATGCAAACCGCCAGCGAACGCCTCGGGTTGGGCGATCACGAATTTGTGCCGTGGACGGTCGGGCCTGTGCTGTGA
- a CDS encoding glycosyltransferase: protein MNIDLIITEMNFGGAERALTQLAIGLRDRGDDVRLFSFGKLPTADSLPEGNDRLVQRLHDEGIEVTSGGVQTTRGFLPATIQLRRWLARRPGSLIQTFLWHANVLGTLNASSQRPRVAGIRVAEPNSLRLAVERQTLRKVDHVVCVSRAVETFAQQQLNLSPDRTSVIPNAVDVDAFASADPIDWTDLGWPADSPVVLFVGRLHTQKGLEHLQRTVERFAPEDSHRKLVLIGNGPLQNELATWAKQVSGDRVRVLTWQSNIASWIAASRVVVLPSRYEGMPNVILEAMAAGKPVVSSRVEGSQELIGHDPNQGFELNDDTALVHSLKRFLADEDLAAKTGQANQSRVRSQFTVDAMVDAYRELYAKIVA from the coding sequence ATGAACATTGACCTGATCATCACCGAGATGAACTTTGGCGGGGCCGAACGAGCGCTCACACAACTCGCCATCGGCCTTCGCGATCGAGGCGATGACGTGCGGCTGTTCAGCTTCGGCAAACTGCCCACAGCGGACTCACTGCCCGAGGGCAACGACCGCTTGGTGCAACGGCTTCACGACGAAGGCATCGAGGTCACCAGCGGCGGAGTTCAAACGACGCGAGGTTTTCTGCCGGCGACGATTCAGTTGCGACGTTGGTTGGCACGTCGACCTGGTTCACTGATCCAAACGTTTCTCTGGCACGCCAACGTGCTCGGCACGCTCAATGCCTCATCGCAACGACCGCGAGTCGCCGGCATCCGTGTCGCCGAACCCAACTCTTTGCGACTGGCGGTCGAACGGCAGACGCTTCGCAAAGTGGATCACGTGGTCTGCGTCAGCCGAGCGGTCGAGACCTTCGCCCAGCAGCAACTGAACCTCTCACCGGATCGCACATCGGTGATCCCAAACGCGGTCGACGTCGATGCATTTGCATCCGCCGATCCAATCGACTGGACCGACCTGGGTTGGCCCGCCGACAGCCCCGTGGTTCTGTTCGTCGGCCGACTGCACACGCAAAAAGGCTTGGAGCATCTGCAGCGCACCGTCGAGCGGTTCGCTCCCGAAGACAGCCATCGCAAATTGGTGCTGATCGGCAACGGTCCGCTACAAAACGAACTGGCGACTTGGGCCAAACAAGTCTCCGGTGACCGCGTTCGCGTGCTGACATGGCAGAGCAACATCGCAAGCTGGATCGCCGCCAGCCGTGTGGTGGTTTTGCCGAGCCGTTATGAAGGCATGCCCAACGTGATCTTGGAAGCCATGGCAGCAGGCAAACCCGTCGTCAGCAGCCGCGTCGAAGGCAGCCAAGAATTGATCGGTCACGATCCCAATCAAGGTTTCGAGCTGAACGATGACACGGCGCTCGTCCATTCGCTGAAACGATTCTTAGCCGACGAAGATCTGGCAGCGAAAACCGGACAAGCCAACCAGTCTCGTGTCCGTTCCCAGTTCACCGTCGACGCAATGGTCGACGCCTACCGCGAACTCTACGCCAAAATTGTGGCATAG
- a CDS encoding sulfatase: MRSFPILSRCFERAGIHSAWTLRSVTATVCWLAFAVSGFAETPKNVLLICVDDLRPELGCYGADYISSPNIDSLAAKGIQFNRHFVQAPTCGASRFAMLTGCYGPSGNHALFSRAKQIAKDPSSVTPSMPGWFREHGYTSVSVGKVSHHPGGRGGADWNEEAEIEMPGAWDRHLMPTGPWQHPRGSMHGLADGEIRKDASQMDVFQAAGGEAKYPDDLILETSLDELTTLAKDAANKPFFLAVGFIRPHLPFGAPAEHMEPYRQTVLPMIEHPNKPSGQTTWHRSGEFMRYNRWGKDPNQDAEFAEAVRRHYAACVSYADANVGEVLKQLDELGLRESTVVVVWGDHGWHLGEHAIWGKHALFEESLHSPLIIHDPSMKSASQTDAIVETIDVFPTLCELTNLPSPPKVDGESLVPVLKDPASSEGEAVSYAKATTIRTSTHRLISHLKGFHELYNHETDPGETKNIADENPELVQQLQRRLKERMVNRQQF; encoded by the coding sequence ATGCGATCCTTTCCCATTTTGTCACGCTGTTTTGAACGAGCCGGTATTCACTCGGCTTGGACACTGCGAAGCGTGACCGCGACTGTCTGTTGGTTGGCTTTCGCTGTCAGTGGTTTCGCTGAGACGCCCAAAAACGTTTTGTTGATCTGCGTCGATGACTTGCGGCCTGAGTTGGGCTGCTATGGCGCGGATTACATTTCCTCGCCCAATATTGATTCGCTGGCCGCCAAAGGCATCCAATTCAATCGACATTTCGTGCAGGCTCCGACCTGTGGTGCCTCTCGATTTGCGATGCTGACGGGTTGCTATGGCCCCTCGGGAAATCACGCGTTGTTTTCGCGAGCCAAGCAGATCGCGAAGGATCCGAGTTCCGTCACCCCGTCGATGCCAGGTTGGTTTCGCGAGCATGGGTACACCAGCGTTTCTGTCGGCAAGGTCTCGCATCATCCCGGCGGTCGCGGCGGAGCGGACTGGAACGAAGAAGCCGAGATTGAAATGCCAGGTGCTTGGGACCGGCACCTCATGCCGACCGGGCCGTGGCAACATCCTCGCGGATCCATGCACGGATTGGCCGACGGCGAGATTCGCAAAGACGCCAGCCAAATGGATGTGTTTCAAGCCGCAGGCGGCGAGGCGAAGTACCCCGATGATTTGATTCTGGAAACGTCGCTGGATGAGCTCACCACGCTGGCCAAGGACGCCGCCAACAAGCCGTTCTTTTTGGCGGTCGGGTTCATTCGTCCGCACCTGCCATTTGGGGCTCCCGCTGAGCACATGGAACCTTACCGGCAGACCGTGTTGCCGATGATCGAGCATCCCAACAAGCCATCAGGTCAAACGACTTGGCATCGATCCGGTGAGTTCATGCGATACAACCGCTGGGGCAAAGATCCGAACCAGGACGCCGAGTTTGCAGAGGCCGTCCGGCGGCACTACGCCGCTTGCGTTTCTTACGCCGATGCGAACGTGGGTGAAGTGTTGAAACAGCTCGATGAGCTCGGTTTGCGAGAGTCCACCGTCGTCGTTGTTTGGGGAGACCACGGTTGGCACTTGGGCGAACATGCGATTTGGGGCAAGCACGCTTTGTTCGAGGAATCGCTGCACTCGCCGCTGATCATTCATGATCCGTCGATGAAAAGCGCCAGCCAAACGGATGCGATTGTGGAAACGATCGATGTGTTTCCAACGTTGTGCGAGCTGACAAATTTGCCGTCACCGCCAAAGGTCGATGGCGAGTCGTTGGTGCCTGTGTTGAAAGACCCAGCATCATCCGAAGGTGAAGCGGTTTCGTATGCGAAGGCCACAACCATTCGCACGTCCACGCATCGTTTGATCTCGCATCTGAAGGGCTTTCATGAGCTGTACAATCATGAAACGGACCCCGGCGAGACCAAAAACATCGCCGACGAAAACCCTGAGCTGGTTCAACAGTTGCAACGACGTTTGAAAGAACGCATGGTCAACCGTCAGCAGTTCTGA
- a CDS encoding CinA family protein: MSESDPSDEASSPSSIAAKLVSQLNQSQHRLVLAESCTCGAAAAAMGGVPGASNVFCGSAVTYRETTKQAWLGISEADLKQHTAESQAITNAMATSVLQRTPDATLAAAITGHFGPDAPPEVDGIVFIAVLQRGCELEPRRVVLRSFARLDRQTEATAELLVAIHRSL; this comes from the coding sequence ATGTCTGAGAGCGACCCAAGCGACGAAGCAAGCTCCCCGTCCTCGATCGCGGCGAAACTGGTCTCTCAACTGAATCAGTCGCAGCATCGTTTGGTCCTGGCCGAAAGCTGCACCTGTGGCGCTGCTGCCGCCGCGATGGGAGGCGTTCCGGGTGCGTCCAACGTGTTCTGCGGTAGCGCCGTGACGTACCGGGAAACCACCAAACAAGCGTGGCTGGGAATCTCGGAAGCCGACCTGAAACAGCACACTGCCGAGAGCCAGGCGATCACCAACGCGATGGCGACCTCGGTCCTTCAACGCACCCCTGATGCAACCCTTGCCGCTGCGATCACGGGCCACTTCGGGCCCGACGCGCCGCCCGAGGTGGACGGCATCGTTTTCATTGCTGTGCTGCAACGCGGGTGCGAGCTGGAACCGCGACGAGTCGTGCTTCGCAGCTTCGCTCGCTTGGACCGACAAACCGAAGCCACCGCCGAATTGCTGGTCGCGATTCATCGGAGTTTGTAG
- the cmk gene encoding (d)CMP kinase — protein MIITIDGPAGAGKSSIARRVANELGFEFLDTGAMYRAVTWGAMQRQIAWDDVDALVDFADAACLVWQDDCIYLDDQDISEEIRAPQVTRHIRHLADPPRIRERITAQQRRIATGRDIVTEGRDQGTEVFPDAHCKIFLTASPEERARRRQQQLAQNGQVMSVEEILAAQNQRDLEDRMRPVGRLRAAADAIVLQTDGMTPDEVRQEVLRLVRKCLDASATNSTSDDPIA, from the coding sequence ATGATCATCACCATCGACGGTCCAGCCGGAGCAGGCAAGAGCAGCATCGCACGACGCGTCGCCAACGAACTTGGGTTCGAATTCCTCGATACCGGGGCGATGTATCGCGCCGTGACTTGGGGCGCCATGCAGCGTCAGATTGCGTGGGATGACGTGGATGCGTTGGTCGATTTCGCCGATGCCGCCTGCTTGGTTTGGCAGGACGACTGCATCTATCTCGACGACCAAGACATCTCCGAAGAGATCCGTGCGCCGCAGGTCACTCGTCACATTCGACACTTGGCTGACCCGCCAAGGATTCGCGAGCGGATCACAGCGCAGCAGCGTCGCATCGCCACCGGGCGTGACATCGTGACCGAAGGTCGTGACCAAGGCACCGAAGTCTTCCCCGATGCCCATTGCAAGATCTTCCTGACTGCATCCCCGGAAGAACGCGCCCGCCGCCGGCAGCAACAGCTCGCTCAAAACGGCCAGGTGATGTCGGTGGAGGAAATCTTGGCCGCGCAGAATCAACGCGATCTCGAGGATCGAATGCGGCCCGTCGGAAGGTTGCGAGCCGCCGCCGACGCGATTGTTCTCCAAACCGATGGGATGACTCCCGACGAAGTCCGCCAAGAAGTCCTGCGGTTGGTTCGCAAATGCTTGGATGCCTCGGCGACCAATTCCACATCGGACGATCCAATCGCATGA